In the genome of Bradyrhizobium arachidis, one region contains:
- a CDS encoding ABC transporter ATP-binding protein — protein sequence MQPNAQFDGQPVPEAAAATAIELSEATVTFGRGDHAVPALSKTSLRIADGEFVALVGPSGCGKSTILRLVSGLVQPTSGVVIVGGREVAARAMRVGMAFQNPTMLPWMTIERNIMLPLKIVEPFRSNFRRLRKTGFRDKANALLEQVGLKGFGNRYPWQLSGGMLQRANLCRALIHEPRMLLLDEPFGALDQFTREELWAILQNLWMTHKPTVLLVTHDLREAGFLASRICVMSARPGRILDDSRVEFARPRTVAMTFEPDFVALNQKLRAFIEDARSAAAQGAG from the coding sequence ATGCAACCCAACGCCCAGTTTGACGGCCAGCCCGTTCCCGAAGCTGCAGCCGCCACCGCCATCGAGCTGTCCGAGGCCACCGTGACCTTCGGGCGCGGCGACCACGCCGTGCCCGCTCTGTCAAAGACCAGCCTGCGGATCGCCGACGGCGAGTTTGTCGCACTGGTCGGTCCGTCCGGATGCGGCAAATCGACCATTTTGCGCCTGGTCAGCGGCCTGGTGCAGCCGACCAGCGGCGTCGTCATTGTTGGCGGCCGCGAGGTCGCGGCGCGCGCGATGCGCGTCGGCATGGCCTTCCAGAACCCGACCATGCTGCCGTGGATGACGATCGAGCGGAACATCATGCTGCCGCTCAAGATCGTCGAGCCGTTTCGCTCCAACTTCCGCAGGCTGCGCAAGACCGGGTTTCGCGACAAGGCCAACGCGCTATTGGAGCAGGTCGGCCTCAAGGGCTTCGGCAACCGTTATCCCTGGCAGCTCTCCGGCGGCATGCTCCAGCGCGCAAACCTCTGCCGCGCGCTGATCCACGAGCCGCGCATGCTGCTGCTCGACGAGCCCTTCGGTGCGCTGGATCAGTTCACGCGCGAGGAGCTGTGGGCGATCCTCCAGAACCTCTGGATGACGCACAAGCCGACCGTGCTGCTGGTCACCCACGATCTGCGCGAGGCCGGCTTCCTTGCCAGCCGCATCTGCGTGATGAGCGCGCGCCCGGGCCGCATTCTCGACGACAGCCGCGTCGAATTCGCGCGGCCGCGCACCGTCGCCATGACGTTCGAGCCGGATTTCGTCGCGCTGAACCAGAAGCTGCGCGCCTTCATCGAGGATGCGCGCAGCGCGGCTGCGCAGGGGGCAGGCTGA
- a CDS encoding ABC transporter permease, which produces MFGIDVRQKAWSAGLIVLFFVAWELFCLMTGMSDLVLPRPSQVLVTLVQRFPVLWPHIVQTLATTMFGFVLGVALGVALGAIIGVSKTAYDTCYPLLIGFSSIPKVAVVPIFVLWFGSGTVPAVLTALSICFFPIVVNIATGLATTEPELEDVLKALGASKLDILWNVGLPRTMPFFFASLKVAISYAFVGAVLSETVASNRGIGNVMMTASSNFNVPLVFAGLFVLAGLGVALYVVFSLIEGQVTGWATRKNDVIAT; this is translated from the coding sequence ATGTTCGGGATCGATGTCAGGCAGAAGGCGTGGTCGGCGGGGCTGATCGTGCTGTTCTTCGTCGCCTGGGAATTGTTCTGCCTGATGACGGGCATGTCGGATCTGGTGCTGCCACGGCCCTCGCAGGTGTTGGTGACGCTGGTGCAGCGCTTTCCGGTGCTCTGGCCGCACATCGTGCAGACGCTTGCCACCACGATGTTCGGCTTCGTCCTTGGCGTCGCGCTCGGTGTCGCCCTTGGCGCCATCATCGGCGTGTCCAAGACGGCCTATGACACCTGCTATCCGTTGCTGATCGGCTTCTCCTCGATCCCCAAGGTCGCGGTGGTGCCGATCTTCGTGCTGTGGTTCGGCTCCGGCACCGTGCCGGCGGTGCTGACCGCGCTGTCGATCTGCTTCTTCCCCATCGTCGTCAACATCGCCACGGGCCTGGCGACCACCGAGCCCGAGCTCGAGGACGTCTTGAAAGCGCTCGGCGCCAGCAAGCTCGACATCCTCTGGAATGTCGGCCTCCCCAGGACCATGCCGTTCTTCTTCGCCTCATTGAAGGTCGCGATCTCCTACGCCTTCGTCGGTGCGGTGCTGTCGGAGACCGTCGCCTCCAACCGCGGCATCGGCAACGTCATGATGACCGCGTCCTCGAATTTCAACGTGCCGCTGGTGTTCGCCGGCCTGTTCGTGCTCGCCGGCCTCGGCGTCGCGCTCTACGTGGTGTTCTCGCTGATCGAAGGGCAGGTCACCGGCTGGGCCACGCGCAAGAACGACGTGATCGCCACCTGA
- a CDS encoding GntR family transcriptional regulator, which translates to MAARPTSKTSESSDKVSVICRALRRAIIEQALEPGAKLPEDSLGERFGVSRTIARHALGQLAAEGLVELRRNRIAVVATPSWQEARDAFDIRIELERLVVRQLAGKLTKAQIAELNAHVDAEDRARGGTDAVSIRLATEFHILLAQMTNSPILVRYVSEVAYRCCLTLSLYSRPHSTECAINEHRAIISALAKGDEAKVMDLMHHHLDSVANRALVAPTPQRGRDLLDILAPYADEVTSDRVVKLPKVARRG; encoded by the coding sequence ATGGCGGCGCGCCCCACCAGCAAGACTTCCGAATCGTCCGACAAGGTCAGCGTGATCTGCCGCGCACTCAGGCGCGCAATCATCGAGCAGGCGCTCGAGCCCGGCGCCAAGCTGCCGGAGGATTCGCTCGGCGAGCGTTTCGGCGTCAGCCGCACCATTGCCCGCCATGCACTGGGGCAGCTCGCCGCCGAAGGTCTGGTCGAGCTGCGCCGCAACCGCATCGCGGTGGTGGCAACGCCAAGCTGGCAGGAGGCGCGCGATGCCTTCGATATCCGCATCGAGCTCGAGCGCCTTGTCGTGCGCCAGCTCGCGGGCAAGCTGACCAAGGCCCAGATCGCCGAGCTGAACGCCCATGTCGATGCCGAGGACCGCGCGCGCGGCGGCACGGATGCGGTCTCGATCCGGCTCGCCACTGAATTCCACATCCTGCTCGCGCAGATGACGAACAGCCCGATCCTGGTGCGCTATGTCAGCGAGGTCGCCTATCGCTGCTGCCTGACGCTGTCGCTCTACAGCCGGCCGCATTCGACCGAATGCGCCATCAACGAGCACCGCGCGATCATCTCGGCGCTCGCCAAGGGCGACGAGGCCAAGGTGATGGACTTGATGCATCATCACCTGGATTCCGTGGCCAATCGCGCGCTGGTCGCCCCCACCCCGCAACGCGGCCGCGATCTCCTCGACATCCTCGCGCCTTATGCCGACGAGGTGACGAGCGACCGCGTCGTCAAGCTACCGAAAGTCGCCAGAAGAGGTTAG
- a CDS encoding amidohydrolase family protein, whose product MTTQAAFDLIFRNALLRSSAAPVDIGVKDGRIAAIEPRLACDAVAIDLGGHLALPGFVDTHIHLDKACLLGRCGHDHGSVSEAIRAVAGMKKDFTVEDVYARGARVLERAIVHGTTRMRTHVEIDPRIGLRGFEAVKALKRDYAWAIDLELCVFPQEGLTNDPGAEELLVQALRDGGEAIGGCPYMDTDPNAHLARIFDLAQDFDVDVDLHLDFDLDPSWWHLDEVCRQTERRNYGGRVAIGHATKLSALPPERLKAATAQLAKAGVAVTVLPATDLYLMGREATHNAPRGLTLAHKLAGDGVLCSVATNNVLNPFTPFGDASLLRMANFYANVAHAAVSDFDTCLDLVTDLPARLMNLGDYGIKVGNPADLVVLDTQDSRFAIAELPDVVMGFKRGRQTFERQRPTLFRPGR is encoded by the coding sequence ATGACCACCCAAGCCGCCTTCGACCTGATCTTCCGCAACGCGCTGTTGCGATCATCCGCCGCACCCGTCGATATCGGCGTGAAGGACGGCCGCATTGCCGCGATCGAGCCCCGGCTCGCCTGCGACGCCGTCGCAATCGACCTCGGCGGGCACCTGGCCCTGCCCGGCTTCGTCGACACCCACATCCATCTCGACAAGGCCTGCCTGCTTGGCCGCTGCGGGCACGATCACGGCAGCGTCTCGGAAGCCATCCGCGCCGTGGCCGGCATGAAGAAGGATTTTACCGTCGAGGACGTCTATGCGCGTGGCGCCCGCGTGCTCGAACGCGCCATCGTGCACGGCACGACCCGCATGCGCACGCATGTCGAGATCGACCCGCGCATCGGCCTCCGCGGCTTCGAGGCGGTCAAGGCGCTGAAGCGCGACTATGCCTGGGCGATCGACCTGGAGCTCTGCGTCTTCCCGCAGGAAGGCCTGACCAACGATCCCGGGGCCGAAGAGCTGCTGGTCCAGGCGCTGCGCGATGGCGGCGAAGCGATCGGCGGCTGCCCCTATATGGACACCGACCCGAACGCCCATCTCGCGCGCATCTTCGATCTTGCGCAGGATTTCGACGTCGACGTCGACCTCCATCTCGACTTCGACCTCGATCCCTCGTGGTGGCATCTCGACGAGGTCTGCCGGCAGACCGAGCGGCGCAACTATGGGGGACGCGTCGCGATCGGGCACGCCACAAAACTGTCGGCCTTGCCGCCGGAGCGGCTGAAGGCCGCCACCGCGCAACTGGCGAAAGCGGGCGTCGCCGTCACCGTACTGCCGGCGACCGACCTCTACCTCATGGGCCGCGAAGCCACCCACAACGCGCCGCGCGGGCTGACGCTGGCCCACAAGCTCGCCGGCGACGGCGTGCTGTGCTCGGTCGCGACCAACAACGTGCTCAATCCCTTCACGCCGTTCGGCGATGCCTCGCTGCTGCGGATGGCGAATTTCTACGCCAATGTCGCGCACGCCGCGGTCAGCGATTTCGACACCTGCCTCGATCTCGTGACCGACCTGCCGGCGCGGCTAATGAATCTCGGCGATTACGGCATCAAGGTCGGCAATCCCGCCGATCTCGTCGTGCTCGACACGCAAGACAGCCGCTTCGCCATCGCCGAGCTGCCGGATGTCGTGATGGGGTTCAAGCGCGGCCGGCAGACGTTTGAACGGCAACGGCCGACGCTGTTCCGCCCCGGACGCTGA
- a CDS encoding amidohydrolase family protein, with translation MAFEKIFLNARFDGGSRHHIAVKDGRIAAITPVDESPAANEAIDLNNALVVPGFVEGHIHLDTSFYGDAWRPHKPCTNGFDVHERVAFQAENMAEAAPMDVRARNQLDLCIGHGTTQMRSHVMVDGSVGLKSLETILRVREEYRDLIDIQLVAFPQSGILASPGTPQLLDEAIGLGADLVGGLDPASFDRDVEKHLDVVFGVAGKHGVDVDIHLHDMGTLGAFEIEQIAARTRALGMEGHVAVSHAYGLGDISADHLKKMAELLARSGVAIMTNAPGARPFPPILALRNAGVTVFSGNDNIRDSWWPYGDGDMLRRATTLGYRSGFNIDEELRTAFDVITEAGAKALRLAGYGLRVGAKADFVTLNAGHVPEAVVAVPQGRAVYKAGMLVASNGKMVGRHR, from the coding sequence ATGGCCTTCGAAAAGATCTTCCTGAACGCGCGCTTCGACGGCGGATCTCGCCATCACATCGCGGTCAAGGACGGCCGTATCGCTGCGATAACGCCCGTCGATGAGAGTCCCGCCGCGAACGAGGCCATCGACCTCAACAACGCCCTCGTCGTTCCCGGCTTCGTCGAAGGCCACATCCATCTCGATACCAGCTTCTACGGCGATGCCTGGCGGCCCCACAAGCCGTGCACCAACGGTTTCGACGTGCATGAGCGCGTCGCCTTCCAGGCCGAGAACATGGCTGAGGCTGCGCCGATGGATGTGCGGGCGCGCAACCAGCTCGATCTCTGCATCGGACACGGCACCACGCAGATGCGCAGCCATGTCATGGTGGACGGTTCCGTCGGCCTCAAATCGCTCGAGACCATCTTGCGCGTGCGCGAGGAGTACCGCGACTTGATCGATATCCAGCTCGTCGCCTTTCCCCAGAGCGGCATTTTGGCGAGCCCGGGCACGCCGCAATTGCTGGACGAGGCCATCGGTCTCGGTGCTGATCTCGTCGGCGGGCTCGATCCCGCGAGTTTCGACCGCGACGTCGAGAAGCATCTCGACGTGGTGTTCGGCGTCGCGGGCAAGCATGGCGTAGATGTCGACATTCACCTGCACGACATGGGCACGCTCGGTGCCTTCGAGATCGAGCAGATCGCGGCGCGCACGCGCGCGCTCGGAATGGAAGGCCATGTTGCGGTCAGCCATGCCTATGGGCTCGGCGACATCTCAGCCGACCACCTCAAGAAGATGGCCGAGTTGCTCGCGCGCTCGGGCGTCGCGATCATGACGAACGCGCCGGGCGCGCGGCCGTTTCCACCGATCCTTGCCTTGCGCAATGCCGGCGTCACCGTCTTCAGCGGCAACGACAACATCCGGGATTCCTGGTGGCCCTATGGCGACGGCGACATGCTGCGCCGGGCGACCACGCTCGGCTATCGCTCCGGCTTCAATATCGACGAGGAGCTGCGCACCGCGTTCGATGTCATCACCGAAGCTGGTGCAAAGGCTCTCCGGCTTGCAGGCTATGGCCTGCGCGTCGGCGCCAAGGCCGATTTCGTCACGCTCAACGCCGGACACGTTCCCGAGGCCGTCGTCGCGGTGCCGCAAGGCCGCGCTGTTTACAAGGCAGGTATGCTCGTTGCGTCGAACGGTAAGATGGTCGGGAGACATCGATGA